A stretch of the Malus sylvestris chromosome 10, drMalSylv7.2, whole genome shotgun sequence genome encodes the following:
- the LOC126585303 gene encoding probable leucine-rich repeat receptor-like serine/threonine-protein kinase At3g14840 isoform X1 yields the protein MLKAKKKMAEFDIGIILVICFCCILTLKVEAQSQSVRLAPTEVEALKEIATQIGKQDWNFSIDPCSNDTNWATPKSDNLPLYNNTVICNCSYPDGYCHVVSIFLKGQDLAGVVPPSVAKLPYLKIVDFTRNYLSGTIPSEWASTKLEYVSITVNNLTGPIPGYLGNITTLIYMSLENNQFSGTVPPELGKLVNLNNLILNANNLTGELPVALTNLTKLTELRISMNNFTGRIPNFIQSWKQLKKLEIQASGLQGPIPSSISGLSNLAELRISDIDGGGSEFPPLSSMTNMNSLMLRSCNLSGSIPDYISAMTTLKILDLSFNRLEGNIPDNIGTLTNLQYLYLTSNLLHGSIPDWIKSRDSHYQIDVSYNNFSVNSEPASCRETLNLFKSFTAQDNSLFGECLNSYPCPKDRYSLHINCGGTATTVGGVDFEADTDLGGPAKFVPVRPMWGISTTGHFWDANPTSNDYIANNISILGMDNSELYTNARLSPLSLTYYARCLGNGNYTVRLHFSEIIIRDNRSFYSLGRRIFDVYIQEKLVWKDFDIEEEAQGVDRVVIKELKAVQVKDKTLLIRLKWSGKGTTASPKRGTYGPLISAISMDSEFKPPQESKNKVSIIVGASVGGSVLGLIFLVLGILWWNDCFDSRTSREKALRGLDLQTGFFTFRQIKAATNNFNPKNKIGEGGFGSVYKGTLLDGTIIAVKQLSSKSKQGNREFVNEIGMISGLHHPNLVRLYGCCIESNQLLLVYEYMENNSLAHTLFGPEDGPLNMDWPTRQKICIGIARGLSFLHEESTLKIVHRDIKATNILLDRDLNPKISDFGLAKLDEEENTHISTRVAGTVGYMAPEYALWGYLTDKADVYSFGVVALEIVAGKNNMKYRPNQNFVCLVDWALVLQQKGNLMDLVDPRLGSQFSKEEAIRMVKVALLCTNPAPALRPTMSAVVRMLEGETAVHELIMDPSIYGDEMRLTAVRNQFDQIAQESSSGTQSRLRSSDSTWIGSSATAMSSDLYKVSSGSY from the exons ATGCTGAAGGCGAAGAAAAAGATGGCAGAATTTGATATTGGGATCATATTGGTCATCTGCTTTTGCTGCATATTAACACTCAAAGTTGAAGCTCAATCGCAATCTGTACGTCTTGCTCCCACTGAAG TGGAAGCTCTAAAAGAAATAGCTACACAAATTGGAAAACAAGACTGGAACTTCAGCATAGACCCATGCAGCAATGACACAAATTGGGCTACCCCAAAATCTGATAACTTGCCTCTCTACAATAACACTGTCATCTGCAACTGCTCCTACCCTGATGGTTATTGCCACGTTGTCAGCAT TTTTCTCAAAGGACAAGATCTTGCGGGTGTAGTTCCACCATCTGTTGCAAAATTACCCTATCTAAAAATTGT TGATTTCACCCGGAACTACCTCAGTGGTACTATACCGAGTGAATGGGCTTCTACAAAGTTGGAATATGT ATCCATTACCGTGAACAACTTAACGGGACCAATCCCTGGCTACTTGGGAAACATTACCACCCTAATATACAT GAGCTTAGAGAATAACCAGTTTTCTGGAACTGTTCCTCCTGAGCTTGGGAAATTGGTTAACTTGAATAATCT CATTCTGAATGCAAACAATCTCACAGGAGAGCTGCCGGTGGCTCTAACTAATCTGACTAAGTTAACAGAACT TAGGATTAGCATGAATAACTTCACTGGAAGAATACCAAATTTTATTCAAAGCTGGAAGCAACTTAAGAAACT AGAGATCCAAGCTAGTGGTCTCCAAGGGCCCATTCCTTCTAGCATTTCTGGCTTGAGTAATTTAGCAGAGCT AAGGATCAGCGATATCGATGGAGGGGGTTCAGAATTTCCGCCCTTGAGTAGTATGACAAACATGAATAGTTT AATGTTGAGGAGCTGCAACTTATCCGGAAGTATCCCTGATTATATATCAGCCATGACAACACTGAAAATATT AGATCTGAGCTTCAACAGGCTGGAGGGGAACATTCCTGATAATATTGGAACTCTGACAAACCTGCAGTACTT GTATCTCACAAGTAACTTGCTCCACGGGTCTATTCCGGACTGGATCAAGAGCAGAGATAGTCATTA CCAGATAGATGTTTCTTACAATAATTTTTCTGTGAATTCTGAGCCTGCTTCGTGTAGAGAGACCCT GAACTTGTTCAAAAGCTTTACAGCACAAGACAACTC ATTATTTGGAGAGTGTCTGAATAGCTATCCATGTCCTAAAG ATCGATATTCACTACACATAAATTGTGGTGGAACGGCAACCACTGTTGGAGGAGTTGACTTTGAAGCGGATACAGACTTGGGAGGTCCAGCAAAGTTCGTTCCAGTGAGACCTATGTGGGGAATCAGTACCACCGGACATTTCTGGGATGCTAACCCCACCTCTAATGACTACATTGCAAATAACATATCGATACTTGGAATGGACAACTCTGAGTTGTACACAAATGCACGCCTATCGCCTCTTTCTCTCACTTATTATGCACGCTGCCTCGGAAATGGAAATTATACTGTGAGACTTCACTTTTCGGAGATAATAATCAGAGACAACAGATCTTTCTATAGTCTTGGAAGACGGATATTTGATGTGTATATTCAG GAGAAACTAGTATGGAAGGATTTTGACATCGAAGAGGAAGCACAAGGGGTTGATAGGGTAGTCATTAAGGAACTTAAAGCAGTTCAGGTTAAGGATAAAACTTTATTGATCCGGCTTAAGTGGTCTGGGAAAGGGACAACAGCTTCCCCAAAGAGAGGAACTTATGGTCCTCTTATATCAGCTATCTCCATGGACTCTG AATTCAAGCCTCCTCAAGaaagcaaaaacaaagtaaGTATTATTGTTGGAGCATCAGTTGGAGGTTCAGTTTTGGGCCtcattttcttggttttaggcATTCTTTGGTGGAATGACTGTTTCGATAGCAGGACGTCAAGGGAAAAAG CTTTGAGAGGACTGGATCTGCAAACTGGTTTTTTCACCTTTAGACAAATCAAAGCTGCCACTAACAACTTCAATCCTAAAAACAAAATTGGGGAAGGCGGTTTTGGGTCTGTCTACAAG GGTACATTGTTGGATGGAACTATAATCGCGGTTAAGCAACTATCTTCAAAATCAAAGCAAGGAAATCGTGAGTTTGtcaatgaaataggcatgataTCTGGTTTACATCATCCAAATCTTGTCAGATTGTATGGATGTTGTATCGAATCAAATCAGTTACTGTTAGTGTATGAATACATGGAAAACAATAGCCTTGCACATACGTTGTTCG GTCCAGAGGATGGTCCATTAAATATGGATTGGCCTACAAGGCAGAAAATATGCATAGGCATAGCAAGAGGTTTGTCCTTTTTGCATGAGGAATCAACGCTAAAGATTGTGCATAGAGACATCAAAGCGACAAATATCTTACTAGACCGAGACCTTAACCCTAAGATCTCCGACTTTGGTTTGGCCAAGCTCGATGAAGAGGAGAACACCCACATTAGCACTAGAGTGGCCGGAACTGT AGGATACATGGCGCCGGAATATGCACTATGGGGTTACTTAACCGACAAAGCAGATGTGTACAGCTTCGGCGTTGTTGCGTTGGAGATTGTTGCTGGAAAGAACAACATGAAGTATAGACCAAATCAGAATTTTGTATGCCTTGTGGATTGG GCCCTTGTCTTGcaacaaaaaggaaatttaATGGACCTGGTGGATCCTAGGTTGGGGTCCCAATTCAGCAAGGAAGAGGCGATTCGAATGGTGAAGGTGGCGCTGCTATGCACCAATCCGGCGCCCGCTTTGAGGCCTACAATGTCTGCAGTTGTGAGAATGCTTGAAGGGGAGACTGCTGTGCATGAATTGATCATGGATCCGAGTATATACGGCGACGAAATGAGGCTAACGGCCGTGAGAAACCAGTTTGATCAGATTGCACAAGAGAGCTCAAGTGGAACTCAGAGCCGCCTTCGTTCTTCTGATTCAACATGGATTGGTTCTTCTGCTACCGCTATGTCTTCTGATCTCTACAAAGTTAGTTCCGGTTCTTATTAA
- the LOC126585303 gene encoding probable leucine-rich repeat receptor-like serine/threonine-protein kinase At3g14840 isoform X2, with product MLKAKKKMAEFDIGIILVICFCCILTLKVEAQSQSVRLAPTEVEALKEIATQIGKQDWNFSIDPCSNDTNWATPKSDNLPLYNNTVICNCSYPDGYCHVVSIFLKGQDLAGVVPPSVAKLPYLKIVDFTRNYLSGTIPSEWASTKLEYVSITVNNLTGPIPGYLGNITTLIYMSLENNQFSGTVPPELGKLVNLNNLILNANNLTGELPVALTNLTKLTELEIQASGLQGPIPSSISGLSNLAELRISDIDGGGSEFPPLSSMTNMNSLMLRSCNLSGSIPDYISAMTTLKILDLSFNRLEGNIPDNIGTLTNLQYLYLTSNLLHGSIPDWIKSRDSHYQIDVSYNNFSVNSEPASCRETLNLFKSFTAQDNSLFGECLNSYPCPKDRYSLHINCGGTATTVGGVDFEADTDLGGPAKFVPVRPMWGISTTGHFWDANPTSNDYIANNISILGMDNSELYTNARLSPLSLTYYARCLGNGNYTVRLHFSEIIIRDNRSFYSLGRRIFDVYIQEKLVWKDFDIEEEAQGVDRVVIKELKAVQVKDKTLLIRLKWSGKGTTASPKRGTYGPLISAISMDSEFKPPQESKNKVSIIVGASVGGSVLGLIFLVLGILWWNDCFDSRTSREKALRGLDLQTGFFTFRQIKAATNNFNPKNKIGEGGFGSVYKGTLLDGTIIAVKQLSSKSKQGNREFVNEIGMISGLHHPNLVRLYGCCIESNQLLLVYEYMENNSLAHTLFGPEDGPLNMDWPTRQKICIGIARGLSFLHEESTLKIVHRDIKATNILLDRDLNPKISDFGLAKLDEEENTHISTRVAGTVGYMAPEYALWGYLTDKADVYSFGVVALEIVAGKNNMKYRPNQNFVCLVDWALVLQQKGNLMDLVDPRLGSQFSKEEAIRMVKVALLCTNPAPALRPTMSAVVRMLEGETAVHELIMDPSIYGDEMRLTAVRNQFDQIAQESSSGTQSRLRSSDSTWIGSSATAMSSDLYKVSSGSY from the exons ATGCTGAAGGCGAAGAAAAAGATGGCAGAATTTGATATTGGGATCATATTGGTCATCTGCTTTTGCTGCATATTAACACTCAAAGTTGAAGCTCAATCGCAATCTGTACGTCTTGCTCCCACTGAAG TGGAAGCTCTAAAAGAAATAGCTACACAAATTGGAAAACAAGACTGGAACTTCAGCATAGACCCATGCAGCAATGACACAAATTGGGCTACCCCAAAATCTGATAACTTGCCTCTCTACAATAACACTGTCATCTGCAACTGCTCCTACCCTGATGGTTATTGCCACGTTGTCAGCAT TTTTCTCAAAGGACAAGATCTTGCGGGTGTAGTTCCACCATCTGTTGCAAAATTACCCTATCTAAAAATTGT TGATTTCACCCGGAACTACCTCAGTGGTACTATACCGAGTGAATGGGCTTCTACAAAGTTGGAATATGT ATCCATTACCGTGAACAACTTAACGGGACCAATCCCTGGCTACTTGGGAAACATTACCACCCTAATATACAT GAGCTTAGAGAATAACCAGTTTTCTGGAACTGTTCCTCCTGAGCTTGGGAAATTGGTTAACTTGAATAATCT CATTCTGAATGCAAACAATCTCACAGGAGAGCTGCCGGTGGCTCTAACTAATCTGACTAAGTTAACAGAACT AGAGATCCAAGCTAGTGGTCTCCAAGGGCCCATTCCTTCTAGCATTTCTGGCTTGAGTAATTTAGCAGAGCT AAGGATCAGCGATATCGATGGAGGGGGTTCAGAATTTCCGCCCTTGAGTAGTATGACAAACATGAATAGTTT AATGTTGAGGAGCTGCAACTTATCCGGAAGTATCCCTGATTATATATCAGCCATGACAACACTGAAAATATT AGATCTGAGCTTCAACAGGCTGGAGGGGAACATTCCTGATAATATTGGAACTCTGACAAACCTGCAGTACTT GTATCTCACAAGTAACTTGCTCCACGGGTCTATTCCGGACTGGATCAAGAGCAGAGATAGTCATTA CCAGATAGATGTTTCTTACAATAATTTTTCTGTGAATTCTGAGCCTGCTTCGTGTAGAGAGACCCT GAACTTGTTCAAAAGCTTTACAGCACAAGACAACTC ATTATTTGGAGAGTGTCTGAATAGCTATCCATGTCCTAAAG ATCGATATTCACTACACATAAATTGTGGTGGAACGGCAACCACTGTTGGAGGAGTTGACTTTGAAGCGGATACAGACTTGGGAGGTCCAGCAAAGTTCGTTCCAGTGAGACCTATGTGGGGAATCAGTACCACCGGACATTTCTGGGATGCTAACCCCACCTCTAATGACTACATTGCAAATAACATATCGATACTTGGAATGGACAACTCTGAGTTGTACACAAATGCACGCCTATCGCCTCTTTCTCTCACTTATTATGCACGCTGCCTCGGAAATGGAAATTATACTGTGAGACTTCACTTTTCGGAGATAATAATCAGAGACAACAGATCTTTCTATAGTCTTGGAAGACGGATATTTGATGTGTATATTCAG GAGAAACTAGTATGGAAGGATTTTGACATCGAAGAGGAAGCACAAGGGGTTGATAGGGTAGTCATTAAGGAACTTAAAGCAGTTCAGGTTAAGGATAAAACTTTATTGATCCGGCTTAAGTGGTCTGGGAAAGGGACAACAGCTTCCCCAAAGAGAGGAACTTATGGTCCTCTTATATCAGCTATCTCCATGGACTCTG AATTCAAGCCTCCTCAAGaaagcaaaaacaaagtaaGTATTATTGTTGGAGCATCAGTTGGAGGTTCAGTTTTGGGCCtcattttcttggttttaggcATTCTTTGGTGGAATGACTGTTTCGATAGCAGGACGTCAAGGGAAAAAG CTTTGAGAGGACTGGATCTGCAAACTGGTTTTTTCACCTTTAGACAAATCAAAGCTGCCACTAACAACTTCAATCCTAAAAACAAAATTGGGGAAGGCGGTTTTGGGTCTGTCTACAAG GGTACATTGTTGGATGGAACTATAATCGCGGTTAAGCAACTATCTTCAAAATCAAAGCAAGGAAATCGTGAGTTTGtcaatgaaataggcatgataTCTGGTTTACATCATCCAAATCTTGTCAGATTGTATGGATGTTGTATCGAATCAAATCAGTTACTGTTAGTGTATGAATACATGGAAAACAATAGCCTTGCACATACGTTGTTCG GTCCAGAGGATGGTCCATTAAATATGGATTGGCCTACAAGGCAGAAAATATGCATAGGCATAGCAAGAGGTTTGTCCTTTTTGCATGAGGAATCAACGCTAAAGATTGTGCATAGAGACATCAAAGCGACAAATATCTTACTAGACCGAGACCTTAACCCTAAGATCTCCGACTTTGGTTTGGCCAAGCTCGATGAAGAGGAGAACACCCACATTAGCACTAGAGTGGCCGGAACTGT AGGATACATGGCGCCGGAATATGCACTATGGGGTTACTTAACCGACAAAGCAGATGTGTACAGCTTCGGCGTTGTTGCGTTGGAGATTGTTGCTGGAAAGAACAACATGAAGTATAGACCAAATCAGAATTTTGTATGCCTTGTGGATTGG GCCCTTGTCTTGcaacaaaaaggaaatttaATGGACCTGGTGGATCCTAGGTTGGGGTCCCAATTCAGCAAGGAAGAGGCGATTCGAATGGTGAAGGTGGCGCTGCTATGCACCAATCCGGCGCCCGCTTTGAGGCCTACAATGTCTGCAGTTGTGAGAATGCTTGAAGGGGAGACTGCTGTGCATGAATTGATCATGGATCCGAGTATATACGGCGACGAAATGAGGCTAACGGCCGTGAGAAACCAGTTTGATCAGATTGCACAAGAGAGCTCAAGTGGAACTCAGAGCCGCCTTCGTTCTTCTGATTCAACATGGATTGGTTCTTCTGCTACCGCTATGTCTTCTGATCTCTACAAAGTTAGTTCCGGTTCTTATTAA